The following proteins are encoded in a genomic region of Paenibacillus sp. FSL R7-0273:
- a CDS encoding AAA family ATPase: MPVRQESTQIIKAVRTNLESCILGKSFEIELLLTALLAGGHVLIEDVPGTGKTQLIRALSRSMSGDYRRIQCNPDILPSDITGVSVYHPRDEMFYFRPGPVMTNILLADEINRATTKTQSALLEVMEERNVTVDGETYPLPHPFMLCATQNPIDFEGTYTLPEAQLDRFMLRISLGYPDSETEKNLLLSHQAGQPVDKLAPVTGMEQIAAIQEEIREVYISEPVLGYLLDIVRQTREHPLVLLGASPRASLSFMMACKAYAFLQDRDYVLPDDVKILTPYALGHRIILRPESRLDNVSVESLLHKLLQGIHVPVTMRQ; encoded by the coding sequence ATGCCCGTACGTCAAGAATCTACGCAAATTATTAAGGCTGTCCGCACTAATCTGGAATCCTGTATACTTGGAAAAAGCTTTGAAATAGAACTGCTGCTCACAGCACTTCTGGCCGGTGGACATGTCCTGATCGAGGATGTGCCCGGAACCGGTAAAACCCAGCTGATACGGGCATTATCACGGTCCATGTCCGGTGATTACCGGCGGATTCAGTGTAATCCTGACATCCTGCCGAGTGATATCACCGGCGTTTCCGTCTATCATCCGCGCGATGAAATGTTCTATTTCCGGCCCGGGCCGGTAATGACCAATATTCTGCTCGCCGACGAGATCAACCGGGCGACGACAAAGACACAGTCAGCGCTGCTTGAGGTAATGGAGGAACGGAATGTGACAGTGGACGGCGAGACGTATCCGCTCCCACATCCGTTCATGCTCTGTGCCACCCAGAACCCGATTGATTTTGAAGGCACCTATACGCTGCCGGAAGCCCAGCTTGACCGCTTTATGCTGCGGATCAGCCTCGGCTATCCGGACAGCGAGACTGAGAAGAATCTGCTGCTTAGCCATCAGGCGGGCCAGCCGGTGGACAAGCTGGCTCCCGTAACAGGCATGGAGCAGATTGCAGCCATCCAGGAAGAGATCCGTGAAGTATACATCAGTGAACCGGTCCTGGGCTATCTGCTGGATATTGTCCGCCAGACGCGTGAGCATCCGCTCGTGCTGCTGGGGGCCAGCCCGCGGGCTTCGCTGTCCTTCATGATGGCCTGCAAGGCCTATGCGTTCCTGCAGGACCGCGATTATGTCCTGCCGGATGATGTGAAGATCCTCACGCCCTATGCCCTGGGGCACCGTATTATTCTGCGTCCGGAATCGCGGCTGGACAATGTCAGCGTGGAATCCCTGCTTCACAAGCTGCTGCAGGGCATCCATGTGCCCGTTACGATGAGGCAATAG
- the yqeH gene encoding ribosome biogenesis GTPase YqeH, translated as MSQPNETERPVKCSGCGIKLQTGNKELPGYIPEVAFEREPVICQRCFRIKNYNEASSVSVDQDEFLHLLSGVGEKNALVIHIVDLFDFEGSLISGLQRFVGNNPVILAVNKCDLLPKVTNWNKVRNWMQQRCKEHGLRTAEIVLVSAKRNQGFERLLETVSELRGQRDIYVVGATNVGKSTLINRLISDYSDLEQELTTSRYPGTTLDMVKIPLDDGHSIIDTPGIVYPWRYSELVERRDLGAVMPENQLKPAVYQLNEGQTLFFGGLGRFDFIQGPRQSFTCYISTTLKIHRTKLERADSLYQDHRGELLTPPSAEDMDKLPQWQRHEFRIGRASQTDLFISGLGWIKVNGTEGAVVAVHVPRGVKVLTRPSVI; from the coding sequence ATGAGTCAACCCAATGAAACTGAGCGCCCGGTGAAATGCAGCGGCTGCGGTATTAAGCTGCAGACCGGAAATAAAGAGCTTCCGGGCTACATCCCGGAGGTGGCCTTTGAACGGGAGCCGGTCATTTGCCAGCGCTGTTTCCGGATTAAGAATTACAACGAGGCTTCTTCAGTATCCGTCGATCAGGATGAATTCCTTCATCTGCTGAGCGGAGTCGGCGAGAAGAATGCGCTTGTAATCCACATTGTGGATCTGTTTGATTTTGAAGGCAGCCTGATCTCCGGGCTTCAGCGCTTTGTCGGCAACAACCCGGTTATTCTGGCCGTTAACAAATGTGATCTGCTGCCGAAGGTGACGAACTGGAACAAGGTACGCAACTGGATGCAGCAGCGCTGTAAGGAGCATGGCCTGCGGACAGCGGAGATCGTTCTGGTCAGCGCCAAGCGCAACCAGGGCTTTGAGCGCCTGCTGGAGACCGTCAGCGAGCTGCGCGGACAACGCGACATCTATGTTGTCGGGGCAACAAATGTAGGCAAGTCCACACTGATTAACCGTCTGATCTCCGACTACAGTGACCTTGAGCAGGAGCTGACGACCTCGCGTTATCCCGGCACAACGCTGGATATGGTCAAAATTCCGCTCGATGACGGCCACTCTATTATCGATACTCCCGGGATTGTATATCCTTGGCGTTACAGCGAGCTCGTGGAGCGGCGTGACCTGGGCGCAGTAATGCCCGAAAATCAGCTTAAGCCGGCGGTATATCAGCTGAACGAGGGACAGACACTGTTCTTCGGCGGCCTGGGACGGTTCGACTTCATCCAGGGCCCGCGGCAATCCTTCACCTGCTATATCAGCACTACGCTGAAGATTCACCGCACGAAGCTGGAACGGGCGGATTCGCTGTACCAGGATCACCGCGGGGAGCTGCTGACTCCGCCTTCGGCAGAGGATATGGACAAGCTGCCGCAATGGCAGCGCCATGAATTCCGGATCGGCCGGGCCAGCCAGACGGATCTGTTCATCTCCGGGCTCGGCTGGATCAAGGTGAACGGAACAGAAGGTGCGGTAGTAGCGGTGCATGTTCCGCGCGGCGTTAAGGTGCTCACCCGTCCTTCGGTGATTTAA
- a CDS encoding DUF58 domain-containing protein yields the protein MKSYLSGVAAGIQPRKFAGILAIWTVTLLYVLFQGGKTSFMLFIMVSVLILYLIIGAIGGVRRAKGTRSLHSEQDKPELLYAGGYLRVKLQVNIPGFLPLPYVVVREILKRHNGESWVFEESLIPSLRGHGELQFQTPALERGSYSFERTDILAEDIFGLVEHKGTFKAEGQFRVLPRAVFVQRWQLYERRSRLAGLQTSLLNSRRETTQINGVRDYVYGDRMSRIHWNATAKTGQWKSKEFEHESVPKTILVLDGSADSYSSSSQFELAVSVAASLLGYGIRDRIGIGLCCLDRTTKVFVPAESAAERHKMVQYLIDINAEGRGPLVPKLEQSHRMFPKGAYFVLISPQSGQPVLDILRWAESRGMTPAHIRVQNQAAAGGREWADVLRSRGITGYSVHSLQDLPAVLGGDAAV from the coding sequence ATGAAGAGCTATTTGTCCGGAGTGGCAGCAGGCATCCAGCCGCGGAAATTCGCCGGCATACTCGCGATTTGGACCGTTACGCTCCTATATGTGCTGTTTCAGGGCGGCAAAACCTCATTCATGCTGTTTATTATGGTCTCAGTCCTCATTCTTTATTTAATCATCGGCGCCATTGGCGGCGTACGGCGGGCCAAGGGCACGCGCAGCCTCCATTCGGAGCAGGACAAGCCTGAGCTGCTGTATGCCGGCGGCTATCTTCGCGTGAAGCTGCAGGTAAATATCCCGGGGTTTCTGCCGCTGCCCTATGTGGTGGTCAGAGAAATCCTGAAGCGGCATAACGGTGAATCCTGGGTGTTTGAGGAGAGTCTGATCCCCAGCCTCAGAGGGCACGGGGAGCTGCAGTTCCAGACACCTGCGCTTGAGCGCGGCAGCTACAGCTTTGAGCGTACAGATATTCTGGCCGAGGATATTTTCGGGCTGGTAGAGCATAAAGGGACCTTTAAGGCGGAAGGGCAGTTCCGTGTTCTTCCCAGGGCCGTCTTTGTGCAGCGCTGGCAGCTGTATGAGCGGAGATCACGGCTTGCCGGACTGCAGACCTCGCTGCTGAATTCACGGCGTGAGACTACACAGATCAACGGAGTCCGTGACTATGTGTACGGCGACCGGATGAGCCGTATCCACTGGAATGCTACGGCCAAGACAGGCCAATGGAAGTCCAAGGAATTCGAGCATGAATCGGTTCCGAAGACCATTCTGGTCCTCGACGGCAGCGCAGATTCATACAGCAGCTCCAGCCAGTTTGAGCTGGCCGTATCCGTTGCCGCGTCACTGCTGGGCTACGGCATCCGCGACCGGATCGGCATCGGCCTCTGCTGTCTGGACCGGACTACCAAGGTCTTTGTTCCTGCCGAGAGCGCAGCCGAGCGCCATAAGATGGTCCAATATCTGATTGATATTAATGCTGAAGGCCGCGGGCCGCTGGTACCGAAGCTGGAGCAGAGCCACCGGATGTTCCCCAAGGGTGCTTATTTTGTTCTAATCAGCCCGCAGAGCGGCCAGCCGGTGCTGGATATCCTGCGCTGGGCGGAGAGCCGGGGGATGACGCCGGCCCATATCCGGGTGCAGAATCAGGCAGCAGCCGGCGGCAGAGAATGGGCCGATGTGCTAAGGTCCCGCGGGATCACAGGCTACAGCGTACACTCACTGCAGGACCTGCCTGCAGTGCTTGGAGGTGATGCAGCAGTATGA
- a CDS encoding methyl-accepting chemotaxis protein produces MQNQQRVELFWSRNKIIIAIFWAVTVVGVILAFQTPKLWISSAVAVPLAVALTLFNSRRKGVMVIPWIITGILVVMALYLTLDRLNSLVVVLLCSLLLLYPHYKYYAAASGISAVQILIQLLAGSDVPGEESRLFTYFSGIGLYLILSVVLFVVSYLNEKLQRQSDEHRRLVEASGEQVNYLLGRVKTAVDGLYEFTGTFKVEVEMAGAITNEVAIGFQEVSKGIEYQASSIGEITEAVSVSDRHIRDVAGYSQDMKRLSAETAAVSEEGSGNITLLAGQFAELREMMEQTSFQMQEFSRRSQDIHEMLDGITQISRQTNLLALNASIEAARAGEHGRGFAVVAGEVRKLAEDSGKTADSISVVIGSLRQQTDSLSAQFEQSVGILQTGSESVQRTEAVFRSILQNAHKVLEQAGEVEQSSEGMKQFSEKIVNEITEFSSVTEQSSAATEEILAGVEEQRTMTDNMVGSFKQLEGLIVSLNELVGDHKKD; encoded by the coding sequence TTGCAGAATCAGCAGAGGGTTGAGTTATTTTGGAGTAGGAACAAAATTATTATTGCTATTTTTTGGGCTGTTACGGTGGTCGGTGTGATTCTTGCCTTCCAGACTCCCAAGCTTTGGATTAGCAGTGCGGTAGCTGTGCCGCTTGCAGTGGCGCTGACCCTGTTCAACAGCCGTCGTAAGGGTGTAATGGTGATCCCCTGGATTATTACAGGTATTCTGGTTGTAATGGCGTTATATTTGACACTGGATAGATTGAACAGCCTGGTGGTAGTGCTCCTGTGCTCGCTGCTGCTGCTCTATCCGCATTATAAATACTATGCTGCCGCTTCCGGAATAAGCGCTGTCCAGATTCTGATACAGCTGCTTGCCGGATCTGATGTGCCGGGTGAGGAAAGCAGGCTGTTTACTTATTTTTCCGGAATTGGCCTGTATCTGATCCTCAGCGTGGTGCTGTTTGTCGTTTCGTACCTGAACGAGAAGCTTCAGCGTCAAAGTGATGAGCACCGCCGCCTGGTCGAAGCCTCCGGGGAACAGGTCAATTATCTGCTCGGACGGGTTAAGACAGCCGTGGACGGCCTTTACGAATTTACCGGCACCTTCAAGGTGGAGGTGGAAATGGCCGGAGCCATTACCAATGAAGTGGCGATCGGATTCCAGGAGGTATCCAAGGGGATCGAATACCAGGCAAGCAGCATCGGGGAAATCACGGAAGCCGTCTCTGTATCTGACCGGCATATCCGTGATGTAGCCGGGTATTCGCAGGATATGAAGCGGCTGTCTGCAGAAACGGCAGCGGTCAGTGAAGAAGGCAGCGGCAACATCACCCTGCTGGCGGGACAGTTCGCCGAGCTTAGGGAAATGATGGAGCAGACCTCCTTCCAGATGCAGGAATTCAGCCGGCGCAGTCAGGATATCCATGAGATGCTGGACGGGATCACGCAAATTTCCAGACAGACCAATCTGCTTGCGCTTAATGCTTCTATAGAAGCTGCGCGTGCGGGTGAACATGGCCGTGGCTTCGCGGTGGTTGCCGGAGAGGTGCGTAAGCTGGCAGAGGACTCCGGGAAGACAGCAGACTCTATCAGCGTTGTTATCGGCAGTCTAAGACAGCAGACGGATTCGCTAAGCGCGCAATTCGAGCAAAGTGTCGGCATTCTGCAGACAGGCAGTGAATCGGTGCAGCGCACTGAGGCTGTATTCCGCTCCATTCTGCAAAACGCCCATAAGGTGCTGGAGCAGGCCGGTGAGGTTGAGCAGAGCTCGGAAGGCATGAAGCAGTTCTCAGAAAAAATTGTTAATGAAATCACGGAATTCTCAAGTGTCACGGAGCAGTCCAGCGCGGCAACAGAAGAAATTCTGGCCGGTGTCGAGGAGCAGCGTACGATGACCGATAATATGGTGGGCAGCTTCAAGCAGCTCGAAGGCCTGATTGTCAGTCTGAACGAGCTGGTCGGTGACCACAAGAAGGATTAA
- a CDS encoding YqeG family HAD IIIA-type phosphatase, translating into MFERLVPKLRVNTVFDINLEDLYRQGYRGIITDLDNTLVGAKAPLATPELLLWFAKVKELGFKLVIVSNNNMDRVSRFATPLDIQFVHQARKPINTPFLKAMKLMELQPEQTIVVGDQMLTDVLGGNRLGLYTVLVLPISVKDEGFGTRINRRVEQIALTRLRKQGLWQEEDKH; encoded by the coding sequence TTGTTTGAGAGGCTAGTCCCGAAACTGCGGGTGAATACCGTTTTTGATATTAACCTTGAAGATTTGTACCGGCAGGGCTACCGCGGCATTATTACAGATCTGGATAACACGCTCGTAGGCGCCAAAGCGCCGCTGGCTACCCCGGAGCTGCTGCTGTGGTTCGCAAAGGTAAAGGAGCTTGGATTCAAGCTTGTCATTGTTTCCAATAACAATATGGACCGTGTGTCCCGTTTTGCCACGCCGCTGGATATCCAGTTTGTCCATCAGGCGCGCAAACCGATCAATACCCCGTTTCTGAAAGCAATGAAGCTGATGGAGCTTCAGCCGGAACAGACCATCGTGGTCGGTGACCAGATGCTTACGGACGTGCTGGGCGGCAACCGCCTGGGTCTGTATACGGTATTGGTCCTGCCGATCTCCGTTAAGGATGAAGGCTTTGGAACAAGGATTAACCGCCGTGTTGAACAGATTGCACTGACACGGCTGCGTAAGCAAGGATTGTGGCAAGAGGAGGATAAACATTAA
- a CDS encoding DUF4129 domain-containing transglutaminase family protein: protein MNRWWNSIKSSWHHSFSLLWLVVIGLQWVSFTEPFWLQATTEVVLVTLAAVAVIEILLPVKWGIRLLLEAAAVLYVTYRLILNKGIYTPDPWAATLSDRLNDISVHMVPYIWFALAAGALLLLSSWWVNSKTRILMFLTANIVAFAALDSFTSAVLWQEVAWTVAAGMGWLVTQHLRSFQLHYPRGWTYLLRYPFKVLVNIAVIFSLVIVTGVNMPEVRPTLTDPYSAWQDWNGGSGPSGTGTSGSQDTSSGSGGTGSGSSSSGYSLDDDNLGGGFSFDYSPVMTVTSNLRTYMRGESRAVYSGSGWSDDDRWNRGPLQRAAVGQELEREAAPKAQTETLQQTVRLLGGNDYPVLFGAYSISRVDTIDGEEASNGLFWRSQDNEMIWGSDDVLTYPQTYELTSEVPVVPVQELSRQTFEQLYAGQDNERYLQLPDNFPQRVSNLAGEITASAQTPYEKVALLQQYLQVTFPYTNQPDLTRKRSKDMVESFLFEIMEGYCDYYSTALVTMARSLDIPARWVKGYAPGEQAQLPDNLMAQGAANNNYTITNADAHSWAEVYFGEYGWVPVEATPGFTVPLLTQSEEQTPEEPVQEEEEAEEPVVEPVQGDSGNSRNIGAWIVAAAAAVLLLWSGYLLWQHRLRLRFLLQRLRMGRPLTPVQKVVAETERWVRYVRRKGMLKEEHETLREAVGRWSRETPEAAGSFSSLLYLFEQAKYSPDIIKDKDWYSVYTEALQLQRSLKGRRTKSTI from the coding sequence ATGAACCGCTGGTGGAACAGTATCAAATCATCCTGGCATCATTCCTTCAGCCTGCTCTGGCTGGTAGTAATCGGCCTGCAGTGGGTGTCCTTTACAGAGCCATTCTGGCTGCAGGCTACAACTGAGGTTGTGCTGGTGACGCTTGCCGCAGTTGCGGTCATCGAAATCCTCCTGCCAGTCAAATGGGGAATAAGACTCCTGCTTGAAGCAGCAGCGGTGCTGTACGTCACGTACCGGCTGATTCTGAATAAGGGCATTTATACTCCTGATCCCTGGGCAGCCACACTGAGTGACCGGCTTAATGATATCTCGGTCCATATGGTCCCGTATATCTGGTTCGCACTGGCAGCAGGGGCGCTGCTCCTGCTGTCGTCCTGGTGGGTGAACTCCAAAACACGGATTCTGATGTTTCTTACCGCTAACATCGTTGCTTTTGCGGCGCTCGATTCCTTTACCTCGGCCGTTCTCTGGCAGGAGGTAGCCTGGACCGTGGCCGCAGGCATGGGCTGGCTTGTTACACAGCATCTGCGCAGCTTCCAGCTGCATTATCCGCGCGGCTGGACCTATCTGCTGCGTTATCCGTTCAAGGTATTGGTTAACATTGCTGTTATTTTCTCGCTGGTCATTGTGACCGGGGTCAATATGCCAGAGGTCCGGCCGACGCTGACTGATCCGTATTCAGCCTGGCAGGATTGGAACGGAGGCAGCGGGCCGTCAGGAACAGGCACCTCCGGAAGCCAGGATACAAGCTCCGGCAGCGGGGGGACCGGCAGCGGCAGCTCCTCCTCCGGCTACAGCCTGGATGATGATAACCTGGGCGGCGGCTTCAGCTTTGACTATTCACCGGTGATGACGGTGACCTCTAATCTGCGTACGTATATGCGCGGAGAGTCACGGGCTGTCTACTCCGGCAGCGGCTGGAGCGATGACGACCGGTGGAACAGAGGTCCGCTGCAGCGGGCTGCCGTAGGCCAGGAGCTGGAGCGTGAGGCTGCACCGAAGGCGCAGACAGAGACGCTGCAGCAGACAGTCAGGCTGCTTGGCGGCAATGATTATCCTGTGCTGTTCGGCGCTTATTCCATCTCGAGAGTGGATACGATAGACGGAGAGGAAGCCAGTAACGGTTTGTTCTGGCGGAGCCAGGATAATGAAATGATCTGGGGCTCTGACGATGTCCTGACATATCCGCAGACGTATGAGCTGACCTCTGAGGTCCCGGTTGTCCCGGTCCAGGAGCTGAGCCGTCAGACCTTTGAACAGCTGTATGCAGGCCAGGACAATGAACGGTACCTGCAGCTGCCGGACAATTTCCCGCAGCGGGTTAGCAACCTTGCCGGGGAGATTACCGCAAGCGCACAGACTCCTTACGAAAAAGTGGCGCTGCTGCAGCAATATCTGCAGGTAACCTTCCCTTATACCAACCAGCCGGATCTTACCCGTAAAAGAAGCAAGGATATGGTGGAGAGCTTCCTGTTTGAGATTATGGAGGGCTACTGTGATTATTATTCTACTGCGCTTGTAACGATGGCCCGTTCGCTTGATATCCCGGCCCGCTGGGTAAAAGGCTATGCTCCGGGTGAGCAGGCCCAGCTGCCGGACAATCTGATGGCACAGGGTGCGGCGAACAACAATTACACCATTACCAATGCGGATGCCCATTCCTGGGCAGAGGTGTATTTCGGGGAATACGGCTGGGTTCCGGTCGAAGCGACCCCCGGCTTCACTGTACCGCTGCTGACCCAGAGCGAGGAGCAGACTCCAGAGGAGCCGGTGCAGGAAGAGGAAGAAGCCGAGGAGCCGGTGGTTGAACCGGTCCAGGGAGACTCCGGAAATAGCCGGAACATCGGTGCGTGGATTGTAGCTGCGGCTGCAGCCGTATTGCTGCTCTGGAGCGGTTATCTGCTGTGGCAGCACCGGCTGCGCCTACGGTTCCTGCTGCAGCGGCTGCGCATGGGCCGTCCGCTTACGCCGGTCCAGAAAGTGGTCGCTGAAACAGAGAGATGGGTAAGGTATGTGCGCAGAAAGGGTATGCTTAAGGAAGAGCATGAAACGCTGCGTGAGGCTGTCGGCCGGTGGAGCCGTGAAACCCCGGAAGCAGCGGGCAGCTTTTCATCACTGCTGTACCTTTTCGAGCAGGCCAAGTACAGCCCTGATATTATTAAAGACAAAGACTGGTACAGCGTGTATACTGAAGCTTTGCAGCTTCAGCGCAGTCTTAAAGGGCGGAGAACAAAGAGTACAATATAG